In Quercus lobata isolate SW786 chromosome 12, ValleyOak3.0 Primary Assembly, whole genome shotgun sequence, a genomic segment contains:
- the LOC115972165 gene encoding glucan endo-1,3-beta-glucosidase 5 isoform X1 — protein sequence MGLLKVVDFAGLLVAMLLLFTVLLMGSVSGIGVNWGTQATHPLPPAIVVKMLRDNGIQQVKLFDADSTTLNALKNSGIQVMVGIPNDMLYTLANSVQAAEKWVAKNVSAHISSNGVDIRYVAVGNEPFLTTYNGSFEAITLPALQNIQSALTKAGLSSQVKVTVPLNADVYESPNTLPSSGNFRANIQALMVQIVQFLNANGAPFTVNIYPFISLYDDPSFPPDYAFFNGYSSPLNDNGRIYQDMFSANYDTLVWALQTNGYGNMSIIVGEIGWPTDGDINANLQNAQRFSQGFMSRYLAGQGTPMRSGPLDAYLFSLIDEDAKSIQPGNFERHWGMFYIDGTPKYQLSITANSNGLVAASNVPYLAQQWCVMSPSASLDDPQVGPTVSYACANADCTSLGYGTSCGSLDARGNISYAFNSYYQIQNQLASACRFSNLSVVTTTDPSTGDCKFRIMINVPTALQSTSSSVGSLKQPVGLLLFLSLLILSIL from the exons ATGGGGTTGTTGAAAGTTGTGGACTTTGCTGGTCTTTTAGTTGCCATGTTGTTGTTATTTACTGTGCTTTTGATGGGTTCAGTGAGTGGAATTGGTGTTAACTGGGGGACACAGGCAACGCACCCTTTGCCGCCTGCAATTGTGGTGAAGATGCTAAGGGACAATGGGATTCAACAGGTTAAGCTTTTTGATGCTGATTCCACAACTTTGAATGCACTGAAAAATTCAGGGATTCAAGTCATGGTGGGTATTCCTAATGACATGCTTTATACTTTGGCTAATAGTGTTCAAGCAGCTGAGAAATGGGTTGCTAAGAATGTGTCAGCACATATCTCTTCCAATGGTGTAGACATCAG GTATGTTGCAGTTGGGAATGAACCATTCTTGACAACGTATAACGGAAGCTTTGAAGCGATTACTCTCCCCGCTCTTCAAAATATCCAGTCAGCACTTACAAAAGCCGGTTTGAGCAGTCAGGTTAAAGTCACTGTCCCCCTAAATGCTGATGTATACGAGAGTCCAAATACTTTGCCTTCTTCTGGTAACTTCCGTGCAAACATCCAGGCCCTCATGGTGCAAATTGTTCAGTTCTTGAATGCTAATGGAGCTCCTTTTACTGTCAACATCTACCCCTTTATCAGCCTTTATGATGACCCCAGTTTCCCCCCTGACTACGCCTTCTTTAATGGCTATTCATCTCCCTTAAATGATAATGGAAGAATCTATCAGGACATGTTTAGCGCAAACTATGATACCCTTGTATGGGCCTTACAGACTAATGGCTATGGAAACATGTCCATAATTGTTGGAGAAATCGGGTGGCCTACTGATGGagatataaatgcaaacttaCAGAATGCTCAGAGGTTCAGCCAAGGTTTCATGTCTCGCTATCTGGCAGGGCAGGGGACCCCAATGAGATCTGGTCCCTTGGATGCTTACTTATTCAGCCTTATAGATGAAGATGCCAAAAGTATTCAGCCAGGTAATTTTGAACGGCATTGGGGGATGTTTTACATTGATGGAACACCCAAATACCAGCTAAGCATTACAGCAAACTCGAACGGTTTGGTAGCAGCAAGTAATGTACCATATCTGGCTCAACAATGGTGTGTTATGTCACCCTCAGCTAGTCTTGATGATCCACAAGTCGGACCAACTGTCAGCTATGCTTGTGCAAATGCTGATTGCACTAGTCTTGGATATGGGACTTCATGTGGAAGTTTGGATGCTAGGGGGAATATCTCCTATGCATTTAACAGTTACTATCAGATACAAAATCAGCTTGCAAGTGCTTGTCGGTTCTCAAACCTTTCAGTTGTCACAACTACAGACCCATCAACTGGAGATTGCAAATTTAGGATCATGATCAATGTGCCTACAGCACTGCAGAGTACTAGTAGTAGTGTTGGATCACTTAAACAACCTGTTGGTTTATTGCTGTTTTTATCTTTGTTAATCCTTTCAATTCTGTGA
- the LOC115972165 gene encoding glucan endo-1,3-beta-glucosidase 5 isoform X2 — MGFNSVQAAEKWVAKNVSAHISSNGVDIRYVAVGNEPFLTTYNGSFEAITLPALQNIQSALTKAGLSSQVKVTVPLNADVYESPNTLPSSGNFRANIQALMVQIVQFLNANGAPFTVNIYPFISLYDDPSFPPDYAFFNGYSSPLNDNGRIYQDMFSANYDTLVWALQTNGYGNMSIIVGEIGWPTDGDINANLQNAQRFSQGFMSRYLAGQGTPMRSGPLDAYLFSLIDEDAKSIQPGNFERHWGMFYIDGTPKYQLSITANSNGLVAASNVPYLAQQWCVMSPSASLDDPQVGPTVSYACANADCTSLGYGTSCGSLDARGNISYAFNSYYQIQNQLASACRFSNLSVVTTTDPSTGDCKFRIMINVPTALQSTSSSVGSLKQPVGLLLFLSLLILSIL, encoded by the exons ATGGGATTCAACAG TGTTCAAGCAGCTGAGAAATGGGTTGCTAAGAATGTGTCAGCACATATCTCTTCCAATGGTGTAGACATCAG GTATGTTGCAGTTGGGAATGAACCATTCTTGACAACGTATAACGGAAGCTTTGAAGCGATTACTCTCCCCGCTCTTCAAAATATCCAGTCAGCACTTACAAAAGCCGGTTTGAGCAGTCAGGTTAAAGTCACTGTCCCCCTAAATGCTGATGTATACGAGAGTCCAAATACTTTGCCTTCTTCTGGTAACTTCCGTGCAAACATCCAGGCCCTCATGGTGCAAATTGTTCAGTTCTTGAATGCTAATGGAGCTCCTTTTACTGTCAACATCTACCCCTTTATCAGCCTTTATGATGACCCCAGTTTCCCCCCTGACTACGCCTTCTTTAATGGCTATTCATCTCCCTTAAATGATAATGGAAGAATCTATCAGGACATGTTTAGCGCAAACTATGATACCCTTGTATGGGCCTTACAGACTAATGGCTATGGAAACATGTCCATAATTGTTGGAGAAATCGGGTGGCCTACTGATGGagatataaatgcaaacttaCAGAATGCTCAGAGGTTCAGCCAAGGTTTCATGTCTCGCTATCTGGCAGGGCAGGGGACCCCAATGAGATCTGGTCCCTTGGATGCTTACTTATTCAGCCTTATAGATGAAGATGCCAAAAGTATTCAGCCAGGTAATTTTGAACGGCATTGGGGGATGTTTTACATTGATGGAACACCCAAATACCAGCTAAGCATTACAGCAAACTCGAACGGTTTGGTAGCAGCAAGTAATGTACCATATCTGGCTCAACAATGGTGTGTTATGTCACCCTCAGCTAGTCTTGATGATCCACAAGTCGGACCAACTGTCAGCTATGCTTGTGCAAATGCTGATTGCACTAGTCTTGGATATGGGACTTCATGTGGAAGTTTGGATGCTAGGGGGAATATCTCCTATGCATTTAACAGTTACTATCAGATACAAAATCAGCTTGCAAGTGCTTGTCGGTTCTCAAACCTTTCAGTTGTCACAACTACAGACCCATCAACTGGAGATTGCAAATTTAGGATCATGATCAATGTGCCTACAGCACTGCAGAGTACTAGTAGTAGTGTTGGATCACTTAAACAACCTGTTGGTTTATTGCTGTTTTTATCTTTGTTAATCCTTTCAATTCTGTGA